A single genomic interval of Spinacia oleracea cultivar Varoflay chromosome 6, BTI_SOV_V1, whole genome shotgun sequence harbors:
- the LOC110777979 gene encoding uncharacterized protein, producing the protein MEKLFDTTQCPDKNKVNFAVFYLKGQADLWWKSAKGMQNYPEFGWGKLKIAMRNQFYPQSLQLQMESDFVHLKQRQMSVLEYAVKFNELSRFAPDMVSTDRQKMNRFEGGLNLDLRERLSSYLSNSYEELYDRAINVERMMKLREEIIGNAKRRGNTHGGNSSHGSYKKPNVGNYGGNNQHSNRPQVCNKCGKRGHIERNCRVGTGQCYRCGSKEHQVKDCPRPAPQYPNDNRNGQNGPNCGNGGNGNLNRYPLRKPLQNGRVFVMQKDEVDGNNDVITGTFLIHSNLAYFLFDSGATHSFISSSFAKRLKLKPCSEFSSMSVTIPLGKSLACNVMYKDCPITIGRYEFPSNLVQFELTDFDVILGMDWLSKYHADINCLHHRVTLRGLDGKKVSYRNRVGKSKVKVISTMKALKLLKTGCYGYLCNVLEIKEPNLFEIPVVCDYPDVFPEEIPGMPPQREIDFNIDLIPGSAPVSKAPYRMAPAELQELKKQLDELLDKGYIRPSVSPWGAPVLFVRKKDGSLRLCIDYRELNKITIKNRYPLPRIDDLFDQLRRATTFSKIDLRSGYHQLRIKSEDIPITAFRTRYGHYEFVVMPFGLTNAPAVFMDLMNRVFKPYLDQFVVVFIDDILIYSKSPKEHEEHLRKVLEVLRENQLYAKLQKCEFWLKEVAFLGHIICAEGVSVDPQKVKAIVEWPRPTNVPEAPKALLYIVMPPNLD; encoded by the exons ATGGAGAAGTTGTTCGACACTACTCAATGTCCGGATAAGAATAAGGTGAACTTTGCCGTCTTTTATCTAAAAGGGCAAGCCGATCTTTGGTGGAAGAGCGCAAAAGGAATGCAAAATTATCCTGAATTTGGTTGGGGTAAGCTCAAGATAGCCATGCGAAACCAATTTTACCCACAATCTCTGCAATTGCAAATGGAATCAGATTTCGTCCATCTTAAGCAACGACAAATGTCAGTCTTGGAGTATGCTGTGAAATTCAACGAGCTTTCCCGTTTTGCCCCAGATATGGTCTCCACCGATAGGCAAAAGATGAACCGCTTTGAAGGTGGATTAAACCTCGATCTCCGTGAGCGCCTATCTTCTTACCTGAGCAACTCTTATGAAGAGTTGTATGATAGAGCTATCAATGTGGAGAGAATGATGAAATTGCGAGAAGAAATAATTGGAAATGCAAAGAGAAGAGGAAACACTCATGGAGGAAATTCAAGCCATGGGTCCTACAAGAAACCAAATGTTGGGAACTATGGAGGAAATAATCAGCACTCTAACAGGCCTCAAGTTTGCAACAAATGCGGGAAACGTGGTCATATTGAAAGGAATTGTCGAGTTGGTACTGGACAATGCTACAGATGTGGGAGCAAGGAACACCAAGTTAAGGATTGCCCCCGACCAGCACCCCAATACCCAAACGACAACAGGAATGGACAAAATGGCCCCAATTGCGGAAACGGTGGTAATGGAAACCTCAACCGTTATCCTCTGCGCAAACCTCTGCAAAATGGAAGGGTGTTTGTGATGCAGAAAGATGAAGTTGATGGAAATAATGATGTCATTACTGGTACTTTCCTTATCCATTCTAATCTCGCCtattttctttttgattctggagctaCACATTCATTTATTTCTTCATCATTTGCTAAACGCCTAAAATTGAAACCATGTTCTGAATTTTCTAGCATGTCTGTGACCATACCTTTGGGAAAATCTTTGGCTTGTAATGTCATGTATAAGGATTGTCCAATCACTATAGGAAGATATGAATTCCCGAGTAACCTAGTCCAATTCGAACTAACTGACtttgatgtgattttgggaatggattggttgtcAAAGTATCATGCTGACATAAATTGCCTTCACCATAGAGTAACCCTTAGAGGGTTAGATGGGAAAAAGGTGTCATACCGTAATAGGGTAGGTAAATCAAAAGTTAAGGTAATCTCTACCATGAAAGCCCTGAAGCTACTTAAAACCGGTTGTTATGGATATCTTTGCAATGTTTTGGAGATTAAAGAACCGAACTTGTTTGAAATACCCGTAGTATGTGATTACCCTGACGTATTCCCCGAGGAAATACCTGGCATGCCCCCACAAAGAGAAATAGACTTTAACATCGACCTAATTCCAGGATCCGCCCCTGTCTCTAAAGCACCTTATAGAATGGCACCCGCGGAATTACAAGagttaaagaaacaattagatgaacTGTTGGACAAAGGGTatattcgacctagtgtttcaccttggggagcaccTGTCTTGTTTGTaaggaaaaaggatggaagtttgaggctATGTATTGACTATCGAGAGTTAAATAAGATCACCATCAAGAATCGATATCCCTTACCTCGTATTGATGacttgtttgaccaacttcgaaGAGCAACCACTTTTTCAAAGATAGATTTGAGATCGGGATACCACCAACTTCGAATAAAATCCGAAGACATTCCTATAACAGCCTTTAGAACCCGATATGGACATTATGAGTTTGTAGTCATGCCTTTTGGATTAACTAATGCCCCTGCTGTTTTCATGGACCTAATGAACCGAGTTTTCAAACCTTACCTGGACCAATTTGTCGTAGTCTTCATTGATGACATCTTGATATACTCCAAAAGTCCAAAGGAACACGAAGAACACTTGAGAAAAGTCCTTGAAGTTTTAAGAGAGAATCAATTATATGCCAAGTTGCAAAAGTGTGAATTTTGGTTGAAGGAGGTAGCGTTCTTAGGTCATATCATATGTGCTGAAGGAGTTTCGGTGGACCCTCAAAAAGTAAAAGCAATTGTTGAGTGGCCTAGACCTACTAATGTTCCCGAA GCACCGAAGGCCttgttgtatatagtgatgcctccAAACTTGGATTAG